A DNA window from Aspergillus nidulans FGSC A4 chromosome I contains the following coding sequences:
- a CDS encoding protein dicA (transcript_id=CADANIAT00006738), giving the protein MASTAKLEISHPQQQVVKPVKKVHYPFWFGGSASCFAAAVTHPLDLVKVRLQTRGPGAPSTMLGTFGHILRNNGFFGLYNGLSAALLRQLTYSTTRFGIYEELKSRFTSPSQSPSFFTLLGMACTSGILGGIAGNPADVLNVRMQSDAALPPAQRRNYRHAFHGLVQMTRTEGFSSLFRGVWPNSTRAVLMTSSQLVSYDVFKRLCLEKFGMKDNVVTHFSASFAAGFVATTVCSPVDVIKTRVMSASPSETRGHNIVGLLREISRKEGLAWAFRGWVPSFIRLGPHTIATFIFLEEHKKLYRYLKGI; this is encoded by the exons ATGGCAAGCACTgcgaagctggagatctCGCATCCCCAACAGCAGGTCGTCAAACCTGTAAAGAAGGTGCATTATCCCTTCTGGTTTGGCGGCTCTGCGTCATGctttgcggctgcggttACGCATCCACTGGATCTTG TCAAG GTCCGACTGCAGACCCGAGGGCCTGGCGCTCCCTCGACGATGCTGGGTACATTTGGGCATATTCTGCGAAATAATGGGTTTTTCGGTTTGTATAATGGA CTTTCAGCCGCTCTTCTGCGCCAACTCACGTATTCTACAACTCGGTTCGGGATTTATGAGGAACTAAAATCTCGATTCACGTCACCGTCGCAATCACCAAGCTTCTTCACGCTCCTCGGAATGGCCTGCACCTCCGGTATCCTCGGAGGCATTGCAGGAAATCCAGCCGACGTGCTCAACGTCCGCATGCAATCCGATGCCGCGCTTCCGCCCGCCCAACGGCGTAACTACCGCCATGCCTTTCATGGCCTCGTCCAAATGACTCGCACAGAAGGTTTTTCGAGTCTCTTCCGTGGCGTGTGGCCGAACTCTACTCGCGCCGTCCTCATGACATCCTCACAGCTTGTCTCCTATGACGTCTTCAAGCGCTTGTGTCTTGAGAAATTCGGAATGAAGGACAATGTTGTTACGCACTTCAGCGCGTCTTTCGCTGCGGGGTTTGTCGCAACGACGGTCTGCAGTCCTGTTGACGTCATCAAGACAAGGGTCATGAGTGCTTCGCCTAGTGAGACCCGTGGTCACAATATCGTCGGTCTTCTCCGTGAAATTTCTCGGAAAGAGGGACTTGCGTGGGCTTTTCGGGGTTGGGTACCTAGTTTTATTCGCCTGGGTCCGCACACGATTGCCACATTTATCTTCCTTGAGGAGCACAAGAAGCTTTATCGGTACCTGAAGGGTATTTAA
- a CDS encoding uncharacterized protein (transcript_id=CADANIAT00006730), translating into MSRNFIPVVLAVVMGVGTGYYTFQPALRELQSNKGIIARSPSGSQSFPAAQQPEHQSQQTVSTLTSTPTPTESNTGK; encoded by the exons ATGAGTCGGAATTTTATCCCCGTCGTTCTGGCCGTCGTAATGGGCGTCGGAACAG GGTACTACACCTTCCAGCCCGCATTGAGGGAACTCCAAAGCAATAAGGGTATTATAGCGAGGTCCCCGTCTGG AAGCCAGAGTTTCCCCGCAGCGCAACAACCAGAGCATCAGTCGCAACAGACCGTCTCTACCTTAACATCTACGCCTACGCCAACAGAAAGTAATACTGGAAAATAA
- a CDS encoding cytochrome c oxidase subunit VIb (transcript_id=CADANIAT00006737): MSLLRPSPSSSLLVSYDARFPQQNQTKHCWQNYVDYHKCVNAKGEDFRPCRQFYLAFRSLCPKPWTDRWDEQREAGNFPARLDR, encoded by the exons ATGAGCCTGTTGAGACCAAGCCCTTCAAGTTCGTTACTggtga GCTATGACGCCCGTTTCCCTCAACAGAACCA GACCAAGCACTGCTGGCAAAACTACGTTGACTACCACAAGTGCGTGAACGCCAAGGGCGAGGACTTCCGCCCATGCCGCCAG TTCTACCTCGCTTTCCGTTCTCTCTGCCCCAAACCTTGGACTGATCGGTGGGATGAACAACGCG AGGCTGGTAACTTCCCTGCCCGCCTGGACCGGTAA
- a CDS encoding uncharacterized protein (transcript_id=CADANIAT00006732) has protein sequence MPPSNATQNSQPGKLASPVKHYHERRSSFAVGIWILSILVLGLAAAVVAKAPASPLRSSASYNVAVASLQFFLFFLAGSKPVSTTDARPPKAGTITLVISTLIWAAAFPIMFIFASEDDRYAVVDFDKRVLALDIGTGVVSGLENITLACGAFGASIFLCIIFQWYYTAQLYRGHFTRDHIEAAYND, from the exons ATGCCACCGTCAAATGCAACGCAAAACAGCCAACCGGGCAAACTTGCAAGCCCCGTCAAACATTACCACGAGAGACGCAGCTCATTCGCTGTAGGAATCTGGATTCTTTCTATCCTAGTTCTCGGCCTGGCTGCTGCAGTGGTTGCGAAAGCTCCTGCTAGCCCTCTGCGATCTTCAGCTTCCTACAATGTCGCAGTG GCATCGCTCCAatttttcctcttcttcctcgccggcTCAAAGCCGGTATCGACAACCGATGCACGGCCACCCAAGGCAGGGACTATCACGCTAGTGATTTCCACACTCATCTGGGCCGCCGCCTTCCCCATCATGTTCATCTTCGCTAGCGAGGATGATCGCTATGCGGTGGTGGATTTCGACAAGCGTGTTCTGGCTCTAGATATAGGGACGGGCGTTGTCAGTGGACTGGAGAACATTACCTTGGCATGCGGAGCTTTTGGAGCTTCGATATT CTTATGTATCATATTTCAGTGGTATTATACTGCCCAGCTATACCGAGGCCACTTCACTCGCGACCATATTGAAGCGGCGTATAACGACTAG
- a CDS encoding phenylalanine--tRNA ligase (transcript_id=CADANIAT00006739), whose amino-acid sequence MRLFATSRALRLGSGRWSITSARSSIRLPLSQLLRAGSVGHREWSSTVIRRTQHTINKSESTATTPSASPKSLTVGGKAYPIDDWTNTPDTILAHIDRRLYLDDSHPLAITRKLIESQFPRPVYGNYSEKDPIVTTAQNFDVLGFPADHPGRSRTDTYYLNEKTVLRTHTSAHQQAYFQQISRNEETRPEEVGYTVVADVYRRDAIDRSHYPVFHQMEGAMLWKRPADKPLEHAKQTAAAIMKDVYSIPSHSVPVEDPNPTIHPQRNPLQADYHSEEEVEAIAAHLKRSLERMVIKVFSEAQKASAASEGAEAETLRVRWVEAYFPFTSPSWELEVFWQGDWLEILGCGVVKQELLNNSDVPNRVGWAFGLGLERIAMLLFNIPDIRLFWSKDERFLSQFKAGQITRFEPFSKYPACYKDVAFWLPSAATSGGSAAGGAVPVHENDIMEIVRGVGGNLVEDVKLIDEFIHPKTNRKSLCYRINYRSLERTLTNEETNDLHDKVRQKLVSQLCVELR is encoded by the coding sequence ATGCGTCTATTTGCTACGAGCAGGGCCCTGCGCCTTGGCAGTGGAAGATGGTCTATAACCTCTGCCCGCAGCAGCATTCGCCTGCCGCTTTCCCAACTTCTACGCGCTGGCTCTGTCGGACATAGAGAGTGGAGCTCTACAGTTATACGGAGAACACAGCACACAATAAACAAGTCCGAGTCTACAGCAAcaactccttcagcttctcccaAGAGCCTGACAGTGGGAGGCAAAGCGTATCCTATTGACGACTGGACGAACACTCCCGATACCATCCTCGCGCACATCGATCGCAGACTCTATCTCGATGATAGCCACCCTCTCGCGATCACTCGGAAGCTGATTGAGAGTCAATTTCCCCGCCCCGTCTACGGCAACTATTCTGAGAAGGACCCAATTGTGACGACTGCGCAGAATTTCGATGTCCTGGGTTTTCCCGCGGATCATCCCGGCCGGAGTCGCACAGACACATACTACCTTAACGAAAAGACGGTTCTTCGGACACACACAAGTGCCCATCAGCAGGCTTATTTCCAGCAGATCAGCCGCAATGAAGAAACTCGCCCGGAAGAAGTTGGGTACACTGTTGTTGCGGATGTCTATCGGAGAGATGCGATTGATCGTAGCCACTACCCGGTGTTCCATCAGATGGAAGGTGCTATGTTGTGGAAGCGCCCTGCCGACAAACCACTAGAGCACGCGAAACAAACTGCCGCCGCGATCATGAAGGACGTCTATAGCATTCCGTCTCATAGCGTACCTGTTGAAGACCCAAATCCTACTATCCATCCGCAGCGAAACCCGCTTCAGGCCGACTACCATAGCGAAGAGGAAGTCGAAGCCATCGCCGCGCACCTCAAGAGGTCTTTGGAGAGAATGGTGATCAAGGTTTTCAGCGAGGCACAAAAGGCTTCTGCGGCCTCCGAGGGCGCAGAGGCTGAGACTTTGAGGGTTCGGTGGGTCGAAGCATACTTCCCTTTCACCAGCCCATCGTGGGAGCTGGAGGTATTCTGGCAGGGCGACTGGCTTGAGATTCTGGGTTGTGGTGTGGTCAAGCAAGAGCTTCTTAACAACTCCGACGTGCCGAATCGCGTAGGCTGGGCGTTTGGTTTGGGCCTGGAGCGCATCgccatgctcctcttcaacatccccgATATTCGGTTGTTTTGGTCAAAAGACGAGCGGTTTCTCTCACAATTCAAGGCGGGCCAAATCACGCGCTTCGAGCCGTTCTCTAAGTACCCCGCTTGCTACAAGGACGTTGCTTTCTggcttccttctgctgctACCAGCGGTGGAAGCGCAGCTGGCGGCGCGGTACCGGTTCATGAGAACGATATCATGGAGATTGTGCGTGGTGTTGGTGGCAATCTCGTTGAGGATGTCAAGCTGATTGACGAGTTCATCCACCCGAAGACTAACCGCAAAAGTTTGTGCTATCGGATCAACTATCGTAGCCTGGAACGAACGTTGACGAACGAGGAGACCAATGATCTCCATGACAAAGTGCGGCAGAAGCTTGTCAGCCAGCTTTGTGTCGAATTGCGATGA
- a CDS encoding uncharacterized protein (transcript_id=CADANIAT00006736): MYPSPILRMQPTRPSFALPKEGQSAHTISQRLRTLKKIPPELLPLGLVLGVAVGAAIYSSTKKLMTDKTLRLTPNRPEDREH, from the exons ATGTACCCTTCCCCTATTTTGAGGATGCAGCCTACTCGGCCctcttttgctcttcct AAGGAAGGCCAGAGCG CTCACACCATCTCCCAGCGTCTGCGtactctgaagaagatcccTCCAGAGTTGCTCCCTCTTG GTCTCGTTCTTGG CGTCGCCGTTGGAGCTGCCATTTACTCCAGCACCAAGAAGCTCATGACCGACAAGACCCTCCGTCTTACCCCCAACCGTCCCGAGGACCGTGAGCACTAG
- a CDS encoding RNA-binding protein (transcript_id=CADANIAT00006735), which yields MSEKTRLKCTVYVGGLDQAVSVQTLAEAFVPFGEVVDITLPKPDLPNSNDNHRGFGYVEFDSPEDAKEAIDNMDGSELYGRTIKVAPAKPQKDANEGLGSKTAIWEQEGYLSKYAVSEEDKLAAEESKMEDSGPSEDPIRRLEELDVAGPKPE from the exons ATGAGTGAAAAGACTCGTCTGAAGTGCACGGTTTACGTCGGAGGCCTCGACCAAGCTGTGTCCGTACAGACCCTTGCCGAGGCGTTTGTACCCTTTGGAGAGGTCGTCGATATTACACTTCCGAAACCCGACTTGCCCAACTCTAATGACAATCACCGAGGGTTTGGATATGTGGAATTTGATTCACCGGAAGATGCGAAAGAAGCGATCGACAACATGGACGGGAGCGAGCTGTACGGACGTACGATAAAAGTTGCCCCAGCCAAACCGCAAAAGGATGCCAATGAAGGCCTTGGAAGCAAGACAGCGATCTGGGAACAG GAGGGCTATCTGTCTAAATATGCCGTGAGTGAAGAAGATAAGCTGGCGGCCGAGGAGTCAAAAATGGAAGATAGCGGTCCCTCAGAAGACCCAATACGACGGCTGGAAGAGCTAGACGTTGCAGGACCAAAGCCTGAATGA
- a CDS encoding peroxisomal membrane protein PEX14 (transcript_id=CADANIAT00006733), giving the protein MSDPTSKPSIPKWQQQDSGSSPSTSDEKNADYGDRSTLLEQASSFLQDDSIRDAPTDRKIAFLESKGLTDTEIDGLLGVSRNAEASSGSGSGGDNSVEERKSTSAPSTETFNPAVSKPTPPTPSSNSRPVNLTPRDVPPIITYPEFLLHQSKPPPLVTLRSVLYTLYTAAGLGATLYGAGEYLVKPMLAALTDARHDLAQTTEENLKKLNEKLELNVSQLPPSLITKSTASVGDATEEDIESITSDPTELFHRDIGTQTSQDLIQTSSATSTSATIESTSNDPTTVVTTHQKRLETIGSHLRELEDAQSQSSTLHDTTRSRINDLQHYLDRLMYSKNSYSYSSTMGYGSYSTPGLDSGGGAALGVGKAEEDAISNFRAEIRGVKGALLSARNFPSGRSVGLRSSFVR; this is encoded by the coding sequence ATGTCTGACCCTACTTCCAAACCCTCAATTCCGAAATGGCAACAGCAGGATTCCGGTTCTTCGCCGTCTACCTCCGATGAGAAGAATGCCGATTACGGCGATCGTTCAACACTGCTAGAACAAGCCTCCAGCTTCCTACAAGACGACTCAATCCGGGACGCTCCAACAGATCGCAAGATTGCCTTCTTGGAGTCGAAAGGTCTCACAGATACCGAGATTGATGGTCTACTGGGCGTATCGCGGAACGCTGAAGcgagcagcggcagcggcagcggcggcgacaaCTCAgtcgaggagagaaagagcacGTCCGCGCCGAGTACAGAGACGTTCAATCCAGCTGTCTCAAAACCGACGCCACCAACcccatcctcaaactcgagaCCAGTCAACCTGACGCCCCGCGACGTCCCCCCTATCATCACCTACCCCGAGTTTCTCCTTCACCAGTCCAAACCTCCGCCTCTCGTCACTCTCCGCAGCGTCCTCTATACCCTTTACACCGCTGCGGGTCTCGGTGCTACTCTATATGGTGCAGGTGAATACCTGGTAAAACCAATGCTCGCAGCCCTCACGGACGCGCGCCATGACCTCGCCCAGACAACTGAGGAGAACCTCAAGAAACTCAATGAGAAATTGGAACTTAACGTCTCCCAGCTACCACCTAGCCTGATTACGAAATCCACTGCGTCAGTCGGCGATGCCACTGAAGAGGACATTGAATCCATAACGTCCGATCCCACTGAGCTCTTCCATCGCGACATTGGCACCCAAACATCCCAAGACCTTATTCAAACCTCTTCTGCCACATCCACATCCGCTACAATAGAATCTACATCCAATGACCCTACAACGGTTGTGACAACGCACCAGAAACGCCTCGAAACGATCGGCTCCCACCTCCGAGAGCTCGAAGAcgcccagtcccagtccaGCACCCTACATGACACAACCCGCAGCCGTATCAACGACCTCCAGCATTACCTTGACAGGCTTATGTACTCCAAAAACTCATACTCCTACTCCTCGACGATGGGATATGGCAGCTACAGTACTCCTGGACTTGACTCAGGCGGTGGTGCTGCATTGGGTGTTGGGAaagccgaggaagatgccaTCTCAAATTTTAGGGCTGAGATTCGTGGTGTCAAGGGGGCTCTGCTTAGTGCAAGGAACTTTCCTTCGGGCAGGAGCGTGGGTTTGAGGTCTTCGTTTGTGAGATGA
- a CDS encoding PAPA-1-like domain-containing protein (transcript_id=CADANIAT00006731) yields the protein MSLGRSLRARIVRDDPSAIETNTSTRSTRQSRSTQLLPSVTVVRAPSESPEGSRKSIYLTVRMPSSKLREATSGSLRSAAARRSHNVFTDNPIVTGPRTSRSKKRLVEINTSDEEEEQDLDDQEEDEVDDEDAPGEDDEDEDADADGDVDMDDAPPQPPASRRHAKAAVTSAPRGKPVKSVEEKEMELDEEDDEEDEEELSEPDSNADGEADDQEEGVTLNMDETGEQDEDEEDEELDSDGEMPDMSKLTKRQRGSLGNDFLQLPMEPQIKKHLTAEERAMRRAEMARRRKNLSEKRNEEEKMDTINRLLRKQAPKRRGRIPAAEAAENAAADQEAAAETDFVDPTMVRWISGREGSRVAVPEEWIGTPPGRIFGGTPRKLVEEI from the exons ATGTCCTTAGGACGTTCACTTCGTGCCCGCATTGTGAGGGATGATCCTTCAGCGATAGAAACTAATACGAGTACCAGGTCAACTCGTCAATCCCGCTCTACCCAGCTGCTACCATCTGTGACAGTGGTACGGGCTCCATCAGAGTCTCCCGAGGGCAGTCGGAAATCCATTTATCTTACAGTCAGGATGCCGTCTAGCAAGCTTCGCGAAGCGACTAGTGGCAGCTTGCGAAGCGCGGCGGCCAGGCGCTCGCATAATGTTTTTACTGATAACCCTATTGTCACTGGCCCGCGCACGAGCAGGTCAAAGAAGAGGCTCGTGGAGATAAACAccagcgacgaagaagaagagcaagatttAGAtgaccaggaagaagacgaagttgatgatgaagatgcgcctggagaagatgatgaagatgaggatgcagACGCAGATGGCGATGTGGATATGGACGACGCTCCACCTCAACCGCCAGCATCAAGAAGACACGCCAAGGCTGCTGTAACATCTGCGCCTAGAGGGAAGCCGGTAAAGAGTGTTGAGGAAAAAGAGATGGagcttgatgaagaggacgatgaagaggatgaagaggagctATCAGAACCTGATTCGAATGCGGATGGTGAAGCCGATGACCAGGAAGAAGGAGTGACGCTCAACATGGATGAAACCGGtgagcaggatgaggacgaagaagacgaggagctcgacAGTGACGGTGAAATGCCGGATATGAGCAAATTGACCAAACGACAAAGGGGTTCTTTGGGCAATGACTTCCTGCAACTCCCAATGG AACCACAAATCAAAAAACACCTGACTGCGGAAGAACGAGCAATGCGCCGTGCCGAAATGGCTCGTCGCCGGAAAAATCTTAGCGAGAAGCGaaacgaagaggagaag ATGGATACAATCAACAGACTTCTACGGAAACAGGCGCCAAAGCGACGTGGTCGAATCCCCGCTGCTGAAGCGGCCGAGAACGCTGCCGCGGACCAGGAAGCAGCGGCGGAAACGGATTTCGTGGACCCGACCATGGTGCGATGGATTAGTGGTCGTGAAGGTAGTCGTGTCGCTGTGCCGGAGGAGTGGATTGGGACCCCCCCAGGGCGTATCTTTGGAGGAACGCCAAGGAAACTAGTTGAGGAAATATGA
- the sec31 gene encoding protein sec31 (transcript_id=CADANIAT00006734), producing the protein MVRLREIPRTATFAWSPGAASPLIATGTRAGAVDADFSNETCLELWDLALGNEDAGAELQPVAKIDTDSGFNDLAWTDSEDNSRGIIAGGLESGSLGLWDADKLLSGASDAVLSKSSKHSGAIKALQFNPRHSSLLATGGAKGELYISDLNDLENPYRLGSSTARADDIECLDWNKKVAHILVTGSSAGFVTVWDVKTRKESLTLNNMGRKAVSAVAWDPTKPTKLVTATPHESDPIINLWDLRNSHAPERTLRGHEAGVLSLSWCNQDPDLLLSSGKDNRTICWNPQTGISYGEFPVVTNWTFQTRWNPRNPNFFATASFDGRISIQTIQNTSTETAKAVADQNQALDGEDFFAKAQSQPQVSSFSLPKAPKWLERPCSSTFGFGGRVVSVNLLEKGGRASKIKITPFEVDEAVGKSTETFESALKEGDLKSICENRITSAATEEEKSDWRVIDALLSDSPRKGLVEYLGFNDQAEDVSEGLAKLGLSKEDEVNGEAAPKESRRPGARKHKRLQSMFDASPDDNFLSDLAASKGAKTNNPFQIFNGEESEADKNITRALLLGDFEKALDHALKEDRMSDAFMIAIVGGQKCIEKAQEHYFSKQTESPNYVRLLASVVGKNLWDVVYNADLSNWKEIMVALCTFADEKDFADLCDALGDRLEEQIRNTGDKAIRKDASLCYLAGSKLEKVVSIWIEEQRENEQAAIETAAEDSSFSIHVRALQSLIEKVTIFRQVTKFEDSERTKDCDWKLSVLYDKYIEYADVVATHGRLQVAQKYLDLVPEKHPEAEIARNRIKLAMRQPTTRAQPATSTARVVSNKPLPQPAAYQPPTTFSAGARAATPTSYAPPAPAANPYAPPAAASNPYAPPVAASNPYAPTAAAANPYAPSAAAPSQSTNPYAPAGGSYAPAAGYQPRQQSFGAPPPSVGGVPPPPRASSQSPATVTTYTTAKNLPAWNDLPEGFAKQPVSRRGTPASSAPISSPFPNQSPAVSQGPPPAGAGPQRTPSVPPPPKGVPPPPRMTSPPSAGQAPPNPLSAVPPPPANPYAAVPQSPSVGSMAPPASIPRGSSPYNAPPTIPPPSNRYAPSPAAQAASPQLQARAPVPPPPQAAASPYAPPPPAQPLAANPYAPSTPPPMQPPLQQVPPPQSAGSRPSTASSVKKASPAPPKYPPGDRSHIPAEARPIFEILSEDMQRVKSRAPSSFKAQVDDAERRLNFLFDHLNNEDLLKPNTVQDMVQLARAIQARDYETARTIHIDIMTNRTDECGNWMVGVKRLISMSKVTP; encoded by the exons ATGGTGCGTCTGAGGGAGATTCCCCGGACGGCCACATTCGCTTGGTCTCCCGGGGCGGCATCGCCATTGATTGCTACCGGGACGCGAGCTGGTGCCGTTGATGCTGATTTCTCGAATGAAACATGTCTAGAGCTTTGGGATTTGGCCTTGGGCAACGAGGATGCTGGCGCAGAGCTGCAGCCAGTAGCGAAGATTGACACCGACTCTGG GTTCAACGACCTCGCTTGGACTGATTCCGAAGACAACTCACGGGGAATAATTGCTGGTGGTCTCGAGAGCGGATCCCTTGGTTTATGGGACGCTGACAAGCTGCTAAGTGGTGCAAG TGACGCGGTATTATCAAAAAGCTCGAAGCACTCAGGGGCCATCAAGGCCCTACAGTTCAACCCCAGGCATTCGAGCCTACTAGCTACAGGAGGTGCCAAGGGAGAG CTGTACATCTCTGATCTCAATGACCTCGAGAACCCCTACCGACTGGGAAGCTCTACCGCCCGCGCGGACGACATTGAATGTTTAGACTGGAATAAGAAGGTGGCACATATTCTGGTTACTGGTAGCAGCGCAGGTTTTGTTACCGTGTGGGATGTCAAGACGAGAAAAGAGAGCTTGACTCTCAACAACATGGGACGGAAAGCTGTCAGCGCTGTTGCTTGGGATCCCACAAAG CCTACGAAGCTCGTGACGGCAACACCACATGAATCAGACCCTATAATCAATCTCTGGGATCTGAGGAATTCACATGCGCCAGAGAGG ACCCTCCGTGGACACGAGGCCGGTGTCTTATCGCTTTCTTGGTGTAACCAAGACCCCGAtctgcttctttcttccGGCAAAGACAACCGCACAATTTGCTGGAACCCCCAGACTGGGATTTCGTACGGTGAATTCCCTGTCGTTACAAACTGGACATTCCAAACCCGATGGAACCCTCGCAACCCCAACTTTTTCGCTACGGCTTCATTTGACGGCAGGATCTCGATCCAGACTATTCAGAACACCAGCACTGAAACTGCCAAGGCAGTCGCCGACCAGAACCAGGCTCTTGACGGGGAGGATTTCTTCGCCAAAGCTCAGAGTCAGCCCCAGGTCTCGAGTTTCTCGCTGCCAAAGGCACCAAAATGGCTGGAGCGACCTTGCAGTTCGACCTTTGGTTTTGGCGGCCGGGTGGTCTCTGTCAACTTACTCGAGAAAGGTGGGCGCGCTTCAAAGATCAAGATCACTCCTTTTGAGGTCGATGAGGCAGTAGGAAAGTCCACTGAGACTTTCGAGTCCGCACTTAAGGAGGGTGATCTCAAGAGCATCTGCGAGAACAGGATCACAAGCGCTGCtaccgaggaagaaaagTCTGACTGGAGGGTAATTGATGCTTTGCTTTCTGATAGTCCTCGAAAGGGCCTGGTGGAATATCTTGGTTTCAATGACCAGGCAGAAGATGTGTCCGAGGGATTGGCCAAACTTGGGCTgagcaaagaagatgaagttAACGGGGAGGCGGCCCCGAAAGAGTCTCGCAGGCCGGGAGCAAGGAAACATAAACGCCTGCAGTCAATGTTTGACGCTAGTCCCGACGATAACTTTCTATCTGACCTTGCCGCATCCAAGGGCGCGAAGACGAACAACCCCTTCCAGATTTTCAATGGTGAAGAGTCCGAAGCCGACAAGAACATTACTAGGGCACTACTCTTGGGCGACTTCGAGAAAGCGCTTGACCACGCTCTCAAAGAGGACCGAATGTCCGATGCGTTCATGATTGCTATTGTTGGTGGGCAGAAGTGCATCGAAAAAGCGCAGGAGCACTACTTCTCCAAGCAGACGGAGAGCCCCAACTACGTACGCTTACTGGCTTCCGTCGTCGGCAAGAACCTTTGGGATGTTGTATACAATGCTGATCTGTCCAACTGGAAGGAGATCATGGTTGCTCTCTGCACATTCGCTGACGAAAAGGACTTCGCCGATCTCTGCGACGCCCTCGGTGACCGTCTCGAGGAACAAATTCGAAACACTGGCGACAAAGCAATTCGCAAAGACGCCTCGCTCTGCTACCTTGCCGGCTCAAAATTGGAGAAGGTGGTCTCGATCTGGATTGAGGAACAGCGCGAGAATGAGCAGGCGGCCATCGAAACGGCTGCTGAAGATTCCAGTTTCTCTATTCACGTTCGCGCTCTTCAGTCATTGATCGAGAAAGTGACAATCTTCCGTCAAGTCACGAAGTTCGAGGACTCTGAACGTACCAAGGATTGCGACTGGAAGCTCAGCGTGCTCTACGACAAGTACATTGAGTATGCTGATGTTGTTGCGACTCACGGACGTCTACAGGTTGCTCAGAAGTACCTCGATCTTGTTCCCGAGAAACACCCtgaggcggagattgcgagAAACCGTATCAAGCTAGCGATGAGGCAGCCAACTACCAGAGCTCAACCCGCGACCTCTACTGCCAGGGTCGTTTCGAACAAGCCTCTTCCCCAGCCAGCTGCATATCAACCCCCTACAACTTTCTCCGCAGGGGCTCGGGCTGCCACCCCAACTTCATAcgctcctcccgctccagCTGCAAACCCCTATGCTcctcctgccgctgcttcGAATCCTTATGCTCCTCCTGTCGCTGCTTCGAATCCTTATGCTCccactgccgctgctgcaaacCCTTATGCGCCATCGGCTGCGGCTCCCTCACAATCCACAAATCCCTACGCGCCAGCGGGTGGTAGTTATGCCCCTGCCGCTGGGTACCAGCCCAGGCAACAATCCTTCggtgctcctcctccgtcgGTAGGCGGCGTGCCCCCTCCACCCCGTGCCTCGAGCCAATCTCCGGCAACCGTCACCACATACACTACCGCTAAGAATCTGCCCGCATGGAACGACTTGCCCGAAGGCTTTGCAAAGCAGCCCGTGTCGCGCCGAGGAACTCCCGCGTCCAGTGCACCCATTTCCTCTCCGTTCCCCAACCAGTCGCCAGCCGTTAGTCAGGGCCCTCCCCCTGCAGGTGCTGGTCCTCAGCGGACACCGTCGGTTCCACCTCCACCTAAGGGcgttcctccgcctccacgGATGACTTCACCACCGTCAGCAGGCCAAGCCCCACCAAATCCGCTCTCCGCCGTACCACCCCCACCCGCCAACCCCTATGCTGCTGTGCCGCAGTCGCCATCGGTTGGCTCAATGGCACCGCCAGCGTCTATCCCCCGTGGATCATCTCCTTATAACGCGCCGCCGACTATCCCTCCTCCGTCAAACCGGTACGCGCCGAGCCCGGCGGCCCAGGCGGCCAGCCCACAACTCCAGGCGCGAGCTCCTgttcctccccctccccaggctgctgcttctccctATGCCCCTCCACCACCTGCACAGCCTCTAGCAGCCAACCCTTATGCTCCCAGCACGCCGCCACCCATGCAGCCGCCACTCCAGCAAGTACCACCGCCTCAGAGCGCGGGATCTCGGCCAAGCACAGCCTCTTCTGTAAAGAAGGCCAGCCCTGCGCCTCCAAAATACC CTCCCGGTGACCGCTCCCACATCCCTGCCGAGGCACGGCCTATCTTTGAGATCCTCTCCGAGGACATGCAGCGCGTCAAATCTCGGGCCCCATCCTCCTTCAAAGCTCAGGTCGATGACGCAGAGCGGAGGCTAAACTTCCTCTTCGACCACCTCAACAATGAAGACCTTCTCAAGCCCAATACCGTTCAGGACATGGTGCAGCTCGCCCGCGCCATCCAGGCACGTGACTACGAGACGGCTCGTACAATCCACATTGATATCATGACGAACAGGACTGATGAGTGCGGTAACTGGATG GTCGGTGTGAAGCGTCTCATTAGCATGAGTAAAGTGACTCCTTAG